One window from the genome of Lentibacillus daqui encodes:
- a CDS encoding LysR family transcriptional regulator, translating to MKGKLDLYKIFGVVAKNRSFSKAAEDLYLTQPAVSQAIRQLESELDTRLFNRTPKGVTLTNEGKHLFKYVHAALNLLDTGEEKILAFKHLTTGELKIGVSDTISRYFLLPYLEVFHNDYPNIKFKIVNGTTAEAISMLKTGSVDIAICNFPVDDPNLEMQPFLEIQDIFVYGNRFRQQLSAPIRLQELVEQPLIFLEPKSNSRVYVENYLLSKGIKISPEFELGSHDLLLEFAKINLGIACVTKEFSKTYLDKGLVHEVQLIDGIPKRSIGVCYLKSVPLSTASTKFVEIIEQGNIS from the coding sequence ATGAAAGGTAAATTGGATTTATATAAAATCTTTGGGGTTGTTGCGAAAAACAGGAGCTTCTCCAAGGCAGCGGAGGATCTTTATCTAACCCAGCCGGCTGTTAGTCAGGCAATTCGGCAATTGGAGAGTGAACTCGATACACGACTTTTTAATCGAACACCAAAAGGGGTAACGCTCACAAATGAAGGCAAGCACTTATTTAAATATGTCCACGCTGCACTAAACTTGCTTGATACAGGTGAAGAAAAAATACTTGCGTTCAAACATTTAACAACTGGGGAGTTAAAGATTGGCGTTAGCGATACGATATCCAGATATTTTTTACTTCCCTATTTAGAAGTTTTCCATAATGATTATCCTAATATCAAATTTAAAATTGTCAACGGTACTACAGCTGAAGCGATTTCCATGTTAAAGACAGGATCCGTTGATATAGCTATTTGTAATTTCCCGGTTGATGATCCCAACTTGGAGATGCAGCCATTTCTTGAAATACAGGATATTTTTGTTTACGGAAATAGATTCAGGCAGCAGCTGTCTGCACCAATTCGTTTGCAGGAACTGGTGGAACAGCCCTTGATTTTCCTTGAGCCAAAGTCCAATTCAAGGGTGTATGTGGAAAATTATTTGCTATCCAAGGGCATCAAGATCTCTCCGGAATTTGAATTGGGCTCCCATGATTTGCTTTTGGAGTTCGCCAAAATTAATCTGGGAATTGCCTGTGTCACTAAAGAATTCTCTAAAACGTATTTGGATAAAGGACTGGTCCATGAAGTACAGCTAATCGACGGGATTCCGAAAAGAAGTATTGGTGTATGCTATTTAAAAAGCGTACCATTATCAACTGCTTCGACCAAATTTGTTGAGATTATTGAACAGGGAAACATTTCTTGA
- a CDS encoding malate:quinone oxidoreductase, whose translation MSNSHTSADVILIGAGIMSATLGSLLKELAPDWNITIFEKLNKPAVESSNEWNNAGTGHSALCELNYTPEQPDGSLDISKAVNINEQFQVTKQFWSYLVDSKQISNPDDFIMPIPHMSLVHGEDNVAFLKKRFETLSNNPLFQGMEFSDDPEKLKEWIPLIMKDRTVDQPIAATKIDSGTDVNFGALTRKLLDHLKSKDVRINYNHTVDDIKRTEDGAWEVKVRNYEDDTLEYHTAKFVFIGAGGGALPLLQKTGIPESKHIGGFPVSGLFMVCNNPEIIKQHHAKVYGKAAVGAPPMSVPHLDTRYIENQKSLLFGPFAGFSPKFLKTGSNMDLISSVKPNNVFTMLAAGAKNIPLTKYLIGQLMLSKEQRIKELQEFIPDAKSEDWDTVVAGQRVQVIKDTDASGKGTLQFGTELINAADGSVAALLGASPGASTAVPIMLDVFKRCFPQYLEEWEPKLKEMIPSYGMSLVENPELVQEVHVSTNRALGLDESSLQTAE comes from the coding sequence ATGAGTAACAGCCATACTTCAGCAGATGTTATTTTAATTGGTGCCGGTATCATGAGTGCGACATTGGGATCACTATTAAAGGAATTGGCACCGGACTGGAATATTACCATTTTTGAAAAGCTTAATAAACCAGCAGTTGAAAGTTCTAACGAGTGGAATAATGCGGGAACGGGCCATTCCGCGCTGTGTGAGCTTAATTACACGCCCGAACAGCCAGACGGATCCCTGGACATTAGCAAGGCAGTCAACATTAATGAACAGTTCCAGGTTACTAAGCAGTTTTGGTCTTATCTTGTAGACAGCAAACAGATAAGTAATCCGGATGACTTTATTATGCCAATACCGCACATGAGTTTAGTACATGGGGAAGATAATGTAGCATTCTTGAAAAAACGGTTTGAAACATTATCAAATAATCCATTGTTCCAAGGGATGGAGTTTTCCGATGATCCGGAAAAATTGAAGGAATGGATTCCGCTGATTATGAAAGACCGGACAGTAGATCAGCCAATAGCCGCAACGAAGATCGACTCTGGAACCGATGTCAACTTCGGGGCTCTTACACGTAAATTGTTGGATCACTTGAAGAGTAAGGATGTCCGTATCAACTACAATCATACAGTAGATGATATAAAACGTACGGAAGATGGCGCTTGGGAAGTGAAAGTGCGAAATTATGAAGATGATACCCTTGAATACCATACTGCGAAATTCGTCTTTATTGGTGCCGGTGGAGGGGCGTTGCCTTTACTCCAAAAAACTGGTATCCCTGAAAGTAAACATATTGGCGGATTCCCGGTAAGCGGACTATTCATGGTATGTAACAATCCGGAGATTATCAAGCAGCATCATGCCAAAGTATACGGCAAAGCTGCAGTTGGTGCTCCACCAATGTCTGTGCCGCATCTGGATACACGATATATTGAAAACCAAAAATCATTGCTATTTGGACCATTTGCCGGTTTTTCACCAAAATTCTTAAAAACCGGTTCCAATATGGATTTAATAAGTTCTGTAAAACCGAATAATGTTTTCACGATGTTAGCAGCGGGTGCAAAAAACATTCCGTTGACGAAATACCTGATCGGACAGCTAATGTTATCGAAAGAACAACGTATCAAGGAGTTACAGGAATTTATTCCGGATGCCAAAAGTGAAGATTGGGATACTGTAGTAGCAGGACAACGGGTGCAAGTGATTAAAGATACGGATGCCAGTGGCAAAGGAACGCTTCAATTTGGTACGGAGCTTATTAATGCCGCTGATGGATCAGTCGCTGCATTACTCGGCGCTTCCCCTGGGGCTTCCACAGCTGTTCCGATTATGCTCGATGTGTTCAAAAGATGCTTCCCACAATATCTCGAAGAATGGGAACCGAAACTAAAAGAAATGATTCCTTCTTATGGCATGTCGCTAGTGGAAAATCCAGAGCTTGTCCAGGAAGTCCATGTTTCAACAAATCGGGCGCTTGGTCTTGACGAAAGCTCGTTACAAACAGCCGAATAA
- the hpaB gene encoding 4-hydroxyphenylacetate 3-monooxygenase, oxygenase component, with translation MPAINGHEYIDRINHLQTYVWVDGDPVTGKISEHPAFKGIMKSQAALYDLQQDESLKDIMTYLSPSTEQKVGMSYLQPKTKEDLVKRRKMIQQWAGLTNGMMGRSPDYMNTVVMALASSANYLKEKENCFPEHLLSFYEYAREHDISMTHTFVNPQVNRGQFYFEDLDAEPIAAKIVDKNDKGLIVKGARLLATQGGITDEIVVFSAGGAQDKANGFAFAIPSNTKGLKFICRESFVVGDSTFNYPLSSRYEEMDTIVVFDDVLVPWERVFYYDNIQVSNTFARASSFLPFTLHQAASRQVIKTEFVLGVAQSIINTINISEYQHVQEKVSEIIVALETMKALVIKSEAEAELDEWGLMRPDQKTLQVASNVFTKVYARFGEIIQQLGASGLMSIPTERAFQSSLRRDLDQYLQSKSDDAESRVKIFRLAWEVAMSAFGTREIQYERFFFGDPIRLSSQLYFSYDKEPYVKRVKALLEMD, from the coding sequence ATGCCAGCCATTAATGGACATGAATATATTGACCGAATCAACCACTTGCAAACGTATGTATGGGTGGATGGCGATCCTGTTACAGGAAAAATTTCCGAACACCCGGCATTTAAAGGAATTATGAAAAGTCAGGCAGCATTGTACGATCTGCAACAAGATGAATCGTTAAAAGATATCATGACATATCTTTCCCCGTCAACGGAACAAAAAGTTGGGATGTCCTATTTACAACCAAAGACAAAAGAGGATCTGGTAAAAAGACGAAAGATGATTCAACAATGGGCTGGACTCACCAATGGTATGATGGGAAGAAGCCCGGATTATATGAATACCGTTGTAATGGCACTAGCCTCATCAGCTAACTATTTAAAGGAAAAAGAAAACTGTTTTCCTGAACATCTACTATCCTTTTATGAATATGCCCGGGAACATGATATATCGATGACACATACATTTGTGAATCCGCAAGTCAACCGCGGGCAATTTTATTTTGAGGACTTGGATGCGGAGCCAATTGCCGCAAAGATCGTGGACAAAAATGATAAGGGCTTGATCGTAAAGGGAGCGCGTCTGTTGGCGACACAGGGTGGCATAACGGATGAAATCGTCGTGTTTTCAGCAGGCGGGGCTCAGGATAAAGCGAATGGATTTGCATTTGCCATTCCTAGTAATACCAAGGGTTTGAAATTCATTTGCCGGGAATCATTTGTCGTTGGTGACTCGACATTTAATTATCCATTAAGTTCGCGATATGAGGAAATGGATACGATTGTTGTCTTTGATGATGTGCTTGTTCCATGGGAGCGCGTCTTTTATTACGACAACATACAGGTTTCCAATACTTTTGCAAGGGCCAGCTCATTCCTGCCGTTTACATTGCACCAGGCCGCATCCAGGCAAGTCATCAAAACCGAATTTGTCTTGGGTGTAGCTCAGTCCATCATTAATACGATCAATATCAGTGAATACCAGCATGTGCAGGAAAAAGTTTCTGAGATTATTGTTGCATTGGAAACGATGAAAGCATTGGTCATCAAATCAGAGGCAGAAGCTGAATTGGATGAATGGGGATTAATGAGACCCGATCAAAAGACACTGCAAGTAGCCAGTAACGTATTCACAAAAGTCTATGCAAGGTTCGGCGAGATCATTCAGCAACTGGGTGCAAGCGGCCTAATGTCAATCCCAACAGAACGCGCATTCCAATCGTCTTTAAGAAGAGATTTGGATCAGTATTTGCAATCAAAATCAGACGATGCGGAATCACGTGTGAAGATTTTCCGTTTGGCATGGGAAGTAGCGATGAGTGCGTTCGGTACACGGGAAATTCAATATGAACGGTTTTTCTTTGGTGATCCAATTAGGCTTTCCAGTCAGCTGTATTTCTCGTATGACAAGGAACCGTATGTGAAACGGGTAAAGGCATTATTGGAGATGGATTGA
- a CDS encoding YxcD family protein, producing the protein MEKLIISEQDIINALCIYTARKKEIKPEQVEAELIYDDDTGFSAEVYWLNRQQVLVTGNIMEALQMWLEEFMGENPSAEIKLELDDQEGIIALVG; encoded by the coding sequence ATGGAGAAGTTAATTATTTCGGAACAAGATATTATCAATGCCCTCTGTATATATACCGCACGTAAGAAAGAAATAAAACCAGAACAGGTGGAAGCAGAATTAATATATGATGATGACACCGGTTTTTCCGCAGAAGTTTACTGGTTAAATAGACAGCAGGTGCTTGTCACGGGCAATATCATGGAAGCATTACAAATGTGGCTGGAGGAATTTATGGGTGAGAACCCATCCGCTGAAATAAAACTCGAGCTCGATGATCAGGAAGGTATCATTGCGCTAGTTGGGTGA
- a CDS encoding DUF4188 domain-containing protein, producing the protein MRKSIYTGRYITDNDSDLVVFLIGMRMNKRFAVHKWLPVFKAMRGMIKELYMNKEELGFLSMENYFGLRTTLMIQYWQSTEDLLAYAKGEKHLAAWKNFNQQVDNNEAVGIYHETYPVDKGKYETLYRNMPQHGLGKAIKHIPITPETISARKRLHRDIKHSGAN; encoded by the coding sequence ATGAGAAAGTCAATTTACACTGGCCGTTACATTACCGACAATGACAGCGATCTTGTTGTATTTCTAATCGGCATGCGAATGAACAAACGATTTGCAGTACACAAATGGCTACCAGTTTTCAAGGCAATGCGAGGCATGATTAAAGAGCTGTACATGAACAAGGAGGAGTTAGGTTTTTTATCCATGGAAAATTACTTTGGACTACGAACAACTCTCATGATTCAATACTGGCAGTCGACTGAGGATTTACTTGCCTATGCCAAAGGGGAAAAACATTTGGCTGCATGGAAAAACTTCAATCAACAAGTCGACAACAATGAGGCTGTTGGCATTTACCATGAAACTTATCCAGTTGATAAAGGCAAGTACGAAACACTTTATCGGAATATGCCACAACACGGGCTAGGAAAAGCGATAAAGCATATCCCAATTACTCCGGAAACCATTTCAGCCAGAAAGCGGCTGCATCGTGATATAAAACATTCCGGAGCAAACTGA
- a CDS encoding PadR family transcriptional regulator: MKEYNHTTYAILGILTTTCKSGYAIKQFIDQSLNHFWKISYGQIYPTLKFIEEEGLATVKTATQEGKPDRKEYFLTQKGKTTLKEWLKQPIEQIPVERNELLLKLFFGRHQSTANTLNQLNDYQQKLKITYQTYTNIEQMITTNKHDQKDATYWLFTLDYGKRVTQAAIEWCEATTEQIKKVKDASYSK, translated from the coding sequence TTGAAAGAATACAATCATACTACCTACGCAATACTTGGGATTTTGACAACTACATGCAAATCCGGCTATGCAATTAAACAATTCATTGACCAAAGTTTAAACCACTTTTGGAAAATTAGTTACGGGCAAATTTATCCAACCCTAAAATTTATTGAAGAAGAGGGATTGGCTACAGTAAAAACAGCTACACAGGAAGGAAAGCCTGATCGAAAGGAGTATTTCTTGACACAAAAAGGAAAAACAACCTTAAAAGAATGGCTCAAACAACCGATTGAACAAATACCTGTGGAGCGAAATGAATTGTTATTGAAATTATTTTTTGGACGTCATCAATCCACAGCAAATACGCTAAATCAACTGAACGATTACCAGCAAAAATTGAAAATAACTTATCAAACTTACACAAACATAGAACAAATGATTACGACAAATAAACATGATCAAAAAGATGCAACCTATTGGCTATTTACCTTAGATTATGGAAAAAGGGTAACACAGGCAGCGATTGAATGGTGCGAGGCGACTACCGAACAGATTAAAAAGGTAAAAGATGCTTCGTATTCGAAGTAA
- a CDS encoding purine/pyrimidine permease encodes MKLIFSSLQWALFILTSSVVIPVAIAADYGLDSIETIEFVQRTLFALGLAGLLQTFFGHHLPVQEGPAGLWWGVFSLYAGLGTVLFGSHMETLRVLQYAFLLSGVIFILLSVFGLVEKLARLFTPAVTGIYLILMVIQLSSSFVQGMFGLENPDDTVHTNVLMLSVLIIILSYLFMKIPKIGHYTVLFSIVFGWLLFSLFGLSEPVTKVNTLINLPKIFAFGSPRIEPNMIIMVIFITLLLLANMLATVRVVQQVLKRHHVQFEENRLKQSGIISGVNQLLGGLFSAIGAVPISGSAGFIATTKITSKLPFIIGSLIIVGISLFPPFTAFVAAIPKAVGYAAIFPIFASIIGLALQEFEAAENKRILFQVAGISLFAGIGTMFIPSDAFSTMPPTLVSILSNGLVFGALVAIVTEAILTRKAKGDKRKIHLENKEKEA; translated from the coding sequence TTGAAACTTATTTTTTCGTCCCTGCAATGGGCATTATTTATATTAACAAGCAGTGTTGTTATTCCAGTAGCAATTGCTGCCGATTACGGGCTTGATTCAATAGAAACGATTGAATTCGTCCAACGAACATTATTTGCGCTTGGATTGGCAGGACTTTTGCAGACATTCTTCGGACACCACCTGCCAGTTCAGGAAGGGCCAGCCGGTCTTTGGTGGGGAGTTTTTTCTTTATATGCCGGATTAGGAACCGTGCTGTTTGGATCCCATATGGAAACATTACGGGTGTTGCAGTATGCTTTTTTATTAAGTGGTGTTATTTTTATTCTTTTAAGTGTGTTTGGGCTGGTTGAGAAGCTGGCACGACTGTTCACCCCTGCTGTTACCGGCATCTATTTGATCCTGATGGTGATCCAGCTAAGCAGTTCCTTTGTACAAGGGATGTTCGGGCTGGAGAATCCCGACGATACCGTTCATACGAATGTGCTTATGCTTTCAGTTTTAATCATTATATTATCCTATCTATTTATGAAAATCCCTAAAATTGGCCACTACACAGTACTATTTAGTATTGTTTTCGGCTGGCTGCTATTTTCATTGTTTGGACTATCTGAACCCGTCACCAAGGTTAATACATTGATAAACTTACCGAAAATCTTTGCATTCGGTTCACCGCGAATTGAGCCCAACATGATTATTATGGTTATCTTTATAACATTATTGTTACTTGCCAATATGCTTGCTACGGTCCGTGTCGTTCAACAGGTACTGAAGCGTCATCATGTCCAGTTTGAGGAAAATCGTTTGAAACAATCTGGCATTATATCAGGAGTTAACCAATTACTAGGCGGATTGTTCTCAGCAATCGGAGCTGTCCCTATTTCCGGTTCGGCAGGATTTATTGCCACCACGAAAATAACCAGCAAGCTACCCTTTATCATTGGATCCTTGATCATCGTTGGTATTAGCCTGTTTCCACCATTTACAGCATTTGTAGCTGCCATTCCCAAAGCTGTTGGTTATGCCGCAATATTTCCGATTTTTGCCAGCATCATTGGTTTAGCCTTACAGGAATTTGAGGCTGCCGAAAATAAACGGATCTTGTTTCAAGTTGCTGGTATTTCACTATTTGCCGGAATTGGTACGATGTTTATCCCTTCCGACGCATTTTCTACCATGCCGCCAACGCTTGTGTCGATATTGAGTAATGGGTTGGTATTTGGCGCCCTCGTCGCTATTGTTACTGAGGCAATATTGACGAGAAAGGCGAAGGGGGATAAAAGAAAAATCCACTTAGAGAATAAAGAGAAAGAAGCCTAA
- a CDS encoding MFS transporter has translation MNYVKKGTTDFRKVNIALFIGGFITFANLYVVQPLLPAFSEQFDASPTMVSLTLSLTTAFLAIAMLLVGSLSESWGRKGIMGISVFAVSVVAVIIAFVPSFQTLLLLRVLQGIVFAGLPSIAMAYLGEEIDPSSLGVAMGIYISGNTIGGLSGRIITGSIADMFDWRIALIAIGVLSLVASIIFWWALPKSKHFQPRKLDLGKLAKSMGSHLKDPAMLCLYGLGFLLMGGFVTMYNYVEFQLIAPPYSLSQTLVGWIFIVYLVGTFSSTWFGNLAIKYGRRNMLLIALCITLIGALITLNANLVIKIIGIALFTFGFFAGHSIASGWVGAMATHDKAQASSLYLFFYYCGSSVGGTAGGLFWSSFGWGGVVSMIVAFLVVTFVLLAILSKVAVFKKRQVQVAN, from the coding sequence ATGAACTATGTAAAAAAAGGAACGACTGACTTTCGCAAAGTAAATATTGCCCTGTTCATTGGCGGCTTTATTACTTTTGCAAACTTGTATGTGGTTCAACCATTATTACCGGCGTTTTCCGAGCAATTTGATGCCTCTCCGACAATGGTGAGCCTGACTTTATCATTAACAACTGCTTTTTTGGCAATCGCCATGTTGTTGGTAGGTTCATTATCAGAGTCGTGGGGACGCAAAGGAATTATGGGGATCTCTGTGTTTGCTGTCTCCGTTGTGGCGGTCATCATTGCATTTGTGCCTAGTTTTCAAACGCTATTGCTACTAAGGGTATTGCAAGGGATTGTTTTTGCCGGTTTGCCATCCATTGCTATGGCTTATCTTGGTGAAGAAATTGATCCATCCAGCCTGGGAGTCGCAATGGGAATATATATTAGCGGAAACACGATTGGCGGACTAAGCGGGCGAATCATCACCGGCTCGATTGCGGATATGTTTGATTGGCGTATCGCGCTTATTGCTATTGGTGTCTTGAGTTTAGTTGCCAGCATTATTTTTTGGTGGGCTTTGCCAAAATCAAAACATTTTCAGCCACGTAAACTGGATCTGGGCAAACTCGCCAAATCAATGGGAAGTCATTTAAAAGATCCAGCCATGCTATGCTTGTATGGATTAGGATTTTTATTAATGGGCGGCTTTGTGACGATGTATAACTACGTGGAATTCCAATTGATCGCCCCGCCATATTCATTAAGTCAAACGTTGGTGGGCTGGATTTTTATCGTTTACCTTGTTGGGACATTCAGTTCAACCTGGTTTGGTAATTTAGCCATCAAATACGGCCGGCGGAACATGTTATTAATCGCGCTTTGTATTACGCTAATCGGTGCCTTAATCACATTGAATGCCAACCTGGTGATTAAAATCATCGGAATTGCCTTATTCACATTCGGCTTCTTTGCCGGACATTCCATCGCCAGTGGCTGGGTCGGTGCGATGGCTACGCATGACAAGGCACAAGCATCGTCACTTTATTTATTTTTCTATTATTGTGGTTCAAGTGTTGGTGGAACCGCCGGTGGATTATTTTGGAGCAGTTTCGGCTGGGGCGGTGTTGTCAGTATGATTGTTGCTTTTCTTGTCGTGACCTTCGTCCTGTTAGCTATCCTCTCTAAAGTTGCTGTATTTAAGAAAAGACAGGTGCAGGTTGCCAATTAA
- a CDS encoding LysR family transcriptional regulator, protein MEWQQIEYFQTVARVQHITRAVGILSISQPALSRSIARLEEELGVPLFKRKGRSILLNRYGELFLKRANRILKEYQDGKQEIRDLIDPEYGEISLGFLHTLGVEKIPNLIGAFRKQYPKLRFQFNQNNSAALVRQLESGEFDLCLTTPIETNIKVNWQKLWNDELFVIVPADHRLAGCESITLEEIADEDFIAIKEGNSLRQIMDQLCEEAGIHPKILFEGEEIHTLAGLVGAGLGVSLIPDVTGLDPAKVARLHIRWPKSERVIGIAWLDGGYLSSAALQFKEFVMEYFK, encoded by the coding sequence ATGGAATGGCAGCAAATCGAATATTTTCAAACAGTTGCCCGTGTTCAGCATATTACCAGGGCGGTAGGGATCTTATCCATTTCCCAGCCAGCATTGAGCAGGTCGATTGCTCGTTTGGAAGAGGAGTTAGGCGTTCCGTTGTTTAAACGAAAAGGGCGCTCCATCCTGTTAAATCGGTACGGCGAATTGTTTTTAAAGCGGGCCAATCGCATTTTGAAAGAATATCAGGATGGCAAACAGGAAATTCGTGATTTGATTGATCCGGAATACGGGGAGATATCGTTGGGATTTCTCCATACACTCGGTGTGGAGAAAATCCCCAATTTAATTGGTGCCTTTCGCAAACAATATCCAAAATTGCGCTTTCAGTTTAACCAAAATAATTCTGCGGCACTTGTACGGCAGTTAGAGTCCGGAGAATTCGACCTGTGTCTGACTACTCCCATTGAAACCAACATTAAGGTCAATTGGCAAAAACTATGGAACGATGAATTGTTCGTGATTGTGCCAGCCGATCACCGGTTGGCTGGTTGCGAAAGTATCACACTGGAGGAAATCGCCGACGAAGATTTTATTGCTATTAAAGAGGGAAATTCACTGCGGCAAATTATGGATCAGTTATGCGAAGAAGCAGGGATACATCCAAAAATATTGTTTGAAGGCGAAGAAATCCATACGTTAGCTGGATTGGTCGGTGCCGGACTTGGCGTTTCATTGATTCCGGATGTAACGGGACTGGATCCAGCCAAAGTCGCCCGCCTGCATATCCGTTGGCCTAAAAGTGAGCGGGTTATTGGCATTGCCTGGCTGGATGGTGGTTATTTATCGTCAGCCGCGCTCCAGTTTAAGGAATTTGTAATGGAGTATTTTAAATAA
- a CDS encoding coenzyme F420-0:L-glutamate ligase, which produces MERVVGTVSRGLRCPIINQGDNIDEIVVDSVLNAAEVEGFTIQDKDIISITESVVARSQGNYATIDDIATDVQAKFGDHTIGVIFPILSRNRFAICLRGIAKGAKKIVLMLSYPSDEVGNHLVDIDALDEKGINPWTDVLTEQQFRDYFGYMKHTFTGVDYIEYYKSLIEAYGVECEVIFSNNPKTILDHTKHVLTCDIHTRERTKRILKANGGETIYSLDNILATSVNGSGYNDEYGLLGSNKSTEEKVKLFPRNCQPVVDNIQHMLKERTGKDVEVMIYGDGAFKDPVGKIWELADPVVSPAYTKGLDGTPNEIKLKYLADNNFSDLKGEELQQAITKYIDEKDEDADLVGAMEAQGTTPRKLTDLIGSLSDLTSGSGDKGTPIVYIQGYFDNYTK; this is translated from the coding sequence TTGGAACGAGTAGTTGGAACCGTATCACGTGGCCTTCGCTGCCCAATCATCAATCAAGGTGACAATATTGATGAAATTGTTGTCGACAGTGTATTGAATGCAGCAGAAGTAGAAGGATTTACTATTCAGGATAAAGATATCATATCAATAACCGAATCCGTTGTTGCCCGTTCACAGGGAAATTACGCAACAATTGACGATATCGCAACAGATGTACAAGCGAAGTTCGGTGATCACACAATCGGCGTCATTTTTCCAATCTTAAGCCGAAACCGCTTTGCCATTTGTCTTCGTGGTATTGCCAAAGGTGCTAAGAAAATTGTTCTTATGCTAAGTTATCCATCAGATGAAGTTGGTAATCATTTGGTAGATATCGATGCACTAGATGAAAAAGGTATCAATCCCTGGACTGATGTGCTAACCGAGCAACAATTCCGTGATTATTTTGGATATATGAAGCATACCTTTACCGGTGTCGACTACATTGAATATTATAAATCGTTAATTGAAGCATACGGTGTCGAATGTGAGGTTATCTTCTCCAATAATCCGAAAACAATTTTGGATCACACCAAACATGTCCTCACTTGTGATATCCATACACGCGAGCGGACAAAAAGAATCCTGAAAGCCAATGGTGGTGAAACGATTTATAGCCTGGATAATATATTAGCAACATCTGTTAACGGCAGTGGCTACAATGACGAATACGGTCTGCTTGGCTCCAATAAATCGACTGAGGAAAAGGTTAAGTTGTTTCCACGTAATTGCCAGCCAGTCGTTGACAACATCCAGCACATGTTGAAAGAACGTACTGGCAAAGATGTCGAGGTTATGATTTATGGGGATGGCGCGTTCAAAGATCCAGTCGGTAAAATATGGGAGCTTGCTGACCCTGTTGTATCACCCGCATATACAAAAGGACTGGACGGCACACCAAATGAAATTAAATTAAAATACCTTGCAGATAACAATTTTTCTGATTTAAAAGGTGAGGAACTGCAACAAGCCATTACCAAGTATATTGATGAAAAAGATGAAGATGCTGACCTGGTCGGAGCTATGGAAGCACAAGGAACAACACCACGAAAACTTACCGATCTGATTGGCTCGCTATCTGATTTGACCTCCGGCAGTGGAGACAAAGGGACACCGATCGTTTATATACAGGGATATTTTGATAATTATACGAAATAA